A single genomic interval of halophilic archaeon DL31 harbors:
- a CDS encoding hypothetical protein (KEGG: nph:NP0152A hypothetical protein), whose translation MSPNSRGQANLASLAIALVALVSATTLGLVVADGALANADREPLERRAAVAAADRVVTAPGTTVRPNVLDREAMQTVGGGALDDLAPPVEGRAVRLRLDDETLFERGDPIGGTTVQRIVLVAESTTRTRTVTVEDGGSHTLPRRTTHVELVFATDSTVETVRLNGRVVLHDPDGLRGRFSVRASRYETATLAFEGGSGDVEIVSYPLQTRKATLRVTVDD comes from the coding sequence ATGAGCCCTAACAGCCGCGGTCAGGCGAACCTCGCCTCGCTCGCCATCGCGCTCGTGGCGCTGGTCTCGGCGACGACGCTGGGCCTCGTCGTCGCCGACGGTGCGCTGGCGAATGCGGACCGCGAACCGCTGGAACGCCGTGCCGCCGTCGCGGCCGCCGACCGCGTTGTGACCGCGCCCGGGACGACCGTCCGCCCGAACGTGTTGGACCGGGAGGCGATGCAGACGGTAGGCGGTGGCGCCCTCGACGACCTCGCCCCACCGGTCGAAGGCCGCGCAGTTCGACTCCGTCTCGACGATGAAACTCTGTTCGAGCGGGGCGACCCGATCGGCGGGACGACAGTTCAACGAATCGTCCTCGTGGCGGAGTCGACGACTCGGACCCGAACCGTGACCGTCGAAGACGGCGGTAGCCACACGCTTCCGCGACGGACCACCCATGTCGAGCTCGTCTTCGCTACCGACTCAACGGTCGAGACGGTTCGGCTGAACGGCCGGGTCGTTCTCCACGACCCGGATGGGCTTCGTGGCCGGTTCTCCGTTCGAGCCTCACGCTATGAGACGGCGACGCTCGCGTTCGAGGGTGGCTCGGGGGACGTCGAAATCGTGAGCTACCCGCTTCAAACGCGGAAAGCGACGCTCCGGGTGACCGTCGATGACTGA
- a CDS encoding hypothetical protein (KEGG: hmu:Hmuk_0128 hypothetical protein) has product MIPREFGTLDRAQANVVGVALLLAITTISLGVLTAGVGSVVESNAAAADANRVADSFESLQPSKATGVERQELAFGEGSLRVVDRTVRVLDGDRVVTTHEADALVFETGSRRVAFLAGAVVRGSGTTARLAERPPISTADSLIVIGLPVLNASGPDAVSGSGGTKLTLQTDTSHDRTALGAGQYRIAVETATPAAWERHFEAENAATTRRDFDDDGVPSVVATYPGERTAYLVVHDATLEVRR; this is encoded by the coding sequence GTGATTCCTCGCGAATTCGGAACTCTCGACCGTGCACAGGCGAACGTCGTCGGCGTCGCGCTCCTGCTGGCGATTACCACAATCTCGCTGGGTGTTCTCACCGCCGGGGTCGGCAGCGTCGTCGAGAGTAACGCGGCGGCCGCCGACGCGAACCGTGTCGCCGACAGTTTCGAGAGCTTGCAGCCCTCGAAGGCGACAGGCGTCGAGCGACAGGAACTCGCGTTCGGCGAGGGGTCGCTCCGAGTCGTCGACAGAACGGTTCGCGTCTTGGATGGCGACAGGGTGGTCACAACCCACGAGGCTGACGCACTGGTGTTCGAGACCGGTAGCCGGCGGGTTGCGTTCCTCGCGGGTGCGGTCGTCCGGGGTAGTGGGACCACTGCAAGACTCGCCGAGCGGCCACCGATTTCGACGGCGGACTCGCTGATCGTGATTGGGCTCCCCGTGCTGAACGCCAGCGGCCCCGACGCCGTTTCCGGGTCCGGGGGAACCAAACTCACGCTCCAAACGGACACCAGCCACGACCGCACTGCCCTCGGAGCGGGCCAGTACCGGATCGCAGTCGAGACGGCAACACCCGCCGCGTGGGAGCGCCACTTCGAGGCCGAGAACGCTGCGACGACCCGCCGTGATTTCGATGACGACGGCGTGCCGAGCGTCGTCGCGACCTATCCCGGCGAGCGGACGGCCTACCTCGTCGTCCATGACGCAACGCTGGAGGTGCGCCGATGA
- a CDS encoding Type II secretion system F domain-containing protein (PFAM: Type II secretion system F domain~KEGG: hbo:Hbor_25840 archaeal flagella assembly protein J) → MSVETREEQTPTPERDGGSRLFVLDRALYTLFADKADSARHAADREQYRGANLATGFDLFIARVYATAWAGAVLAVVPTLLLALAAPEGAYDGLARLLGSFMPVVGAVPRPPRLVVAAVVGSVVGLTARRTVVALGGRYLQWVASARRDDIERTLPGAARYLHALSSGADGPRAMLQKVAENDAYGETAVAARNVLNTAALTGSLGEGLRRVARDTPSRDTLSPFLLKFREHANQGGDALGNYLGLEARMLGHSRSQARQRNEGFLELVAELFVVLLVLPALLVIVLTVMSVLAPGLSAPIPTPLGTITLRMVAVYGAAAFVLLVGAGAAALVGSLRPSERQVTYSRPDSLIETVRTAPTNPASAALVLAPLAALGAGLSHTTGHHPVVSLLAGYVAWGLPVGVVAVRRARVDDAKDREIQDFVHAVSGHVGLGRPFSEAVSVVAADVELGPLQEDVASLAFDLSLSDGPSGTDRRTAALDRFIDRVGTPLAAQTMGLVTGALNAGSDTEAVFETLQTEVGQLHHEKQSLRSELSVYIAVGWVTALLVVCIVVAVDQYVLDGFAQLSAMPSSTGFALDPNAVDPARDRFRFAVVAGATAVAAGWFAGMASRGPYDALLHSSLLGSLVALVFTGVGMA, encoded by the coding sequence ATGAGCGTCGAGACGAGGGAGGAGCAAACCCCAACGCCTGAGCGCGATGGCGGCTCACGACTGTTCGTCCTCGACAGAGCACTTTACACGCTGTTCGCGGACAAAGCCGATAGCGCCAGACACGCCGCCGACCGGGAGCAGTACCGGGGTGCGAACCTCGCGACGGGGTTCGACCTTTTCATCGCCCGCGTCTACGCGACGGCGTGGGCTGGCGCGGTTCTGGCGGTCGTTCCGACACTCCTGCTTGCGCTTGCGGCGCCAGAAGGCGCCTACGATGGGCTTGCACGGCTGTTGGGATCGTTTATGCCCGTTGTGGGTGCGGTCCCTCGACCACCCCGATTGGTGGTCGCCGCCGTCGTCGGAAGCGTCGTCGGTCTCACGGCGAGGCGTACTGTCGTCGCGCTCGGCGGCCGCTACCTGCAGTGGGTGGCGAGCGCCCGCCGGGACGATATCGAGCGTACCCTTCCTGGCGCCGCCCGCTATCTCCACGCGCTCTCCTCGGGAGCGGACGGGCCGCGGGCGATGCTGCAGAAAGTCGCGGAGAACGACGCCTACGGCGAGACGGCGGTCGCCGCCCGGAACGTACTCAACACCGCCGCGCTGACGGGGAGTCTCGGCGAAGGACTGCGCCGCGTCGCTCGGGATACTCCCTCGAGAGACACGCTCTCGCCGTTCCTGCTGAAGTTCCGCGAACACGCCAACCAGGGCGGTGACGCGCTGGGGAACTATCTTGGGCTGGAGGCGCGGATGCTCGGCCACAGCCGCTCGCAGGCGCGCCAGCGAAACGAGGGGTTCCTCGAACTTGTCGCCGAGCTGTTCGTCGTGCTGCTGGTGCTCCCTGCGCTCCTGGTCATCGTCCTCACGGTGATGAGCGTGCTCGCACCCGGACTGTCGGCACCGATTCCGACGCCGCTGGGGACGATTACCCTTCGCATGGTCGCCGTGTACGGTGCGGCAGCGTTCGTCCTGCTGGTCGGCGCTGGCGCGGCGGCACTGGTCGGGAGCCTTCGGCCCAGCGAACGACAGGTGACGTACAGTCGTCCAGATTCGCTGATCGAAACGGTACGAACGGCGCCGACGAACCCCGCCAGCGCGGCACTGGTGCTGGCACCGCTGGCCGCGCTCGGGGCGGGGTTGAGTCACACGACCGGGCACCATCCGGTGGTTTCGCTGCTCGCCGGCTACGTTGCGTGGGGGCTTCCAGTCGGCGTCGTGGCCGTCCGCCGTGCCCGAGTGGACGATGCGAAAGACCGCGAGATACAGGACTTCGTCCACGCGGTGTCGGGCCACGTCGGGCTCGGCCGACCGTTCAGCGAAGCGGTGTCAGTCGTCGCTGCGGACGTCGAACTTGGGCCGCTGCAGGAGGACGTTGCGAGTCTGGCGTTCGACCTCTCGCTCTCGGACGGCCCTTCCGGAACGGACCGCAGAACCGCCGCCCTGGACAGATTCATCGACCGAGTGGGAACGCCGTTGGCCGCCCAGACGATGGGGCTCGTAACCGGCGCACTCAACGCCGGCAGTGACACGGAGGCGGTGTTCGAGACGCTCCAGACCGAGGTGGGCCAACTCCACCATGAGAAGCAATCACTGCGCAGCGAGCTGTCAGTCTACATCGCGGTCGGCTGGGTAACCGCACTGCTGGTCGTCTGCATCGTCGTCGCGGTGGATCAGTACGTCCTCGACGGCTTTGCACAGCTGTCGGCGATGCCCAGTTCGACTGGGTTCGCACTCGACCCCAACGCGGTCGACCCAGCGCGGGACCGCTTCCGATTCGCGGTCGTCGCCGGTGCGACTGCCGTCGCTGCTGGCTGGTTCGCGGGAATGGCCAGTCGGGGGCCGTACGATGCGCTGTTGCACTCCAGCCTCCTCGGGTCACTGGTCGCACTCGTCTTTACGGGGGTGGGAATGGCGTGA
- a CDS encoding hypothetical protein (KEGG: hmu:Hmuk_0129 hypothetical protein) produces MNGAFAPDSRALTPAVGKALEVGIVVMFVGVMTTALYGGVVPDYRNAVGDEVADRTTVAAAERVENAVPPPARNARVVHRVDLPASIRGSGYRIAVTGRTLVLEHPSPEIEARTRLALPARVDDVSGGWESGEDAVVVVTGDEDELSVRLTDRRTVEGDG; encoded by the coding sequence ATGAACGGCGCGTTTGCGCCGGATAGTCGTGCGCTCACCCCCGCAGTTGGGAAGGCTCTGGAAGTGGGCATCGTCGTGATGTTCGTCGGTGTGATGACGACGGCGCTCTACGGTGGTGTCGTCCCCGACTACCGAAACGCAGTTGGTGACGAGGTCGCGGACAGAACCACCGTGGCCGCGGCCGAACGCGTCGAGAACGCGGTTCCACCGCCCGCACGGAACGCACGAGTTGTCCATCGTGTCGATCTTCCGGCCAGCATCCGCGGGTCCGGATACCGAATCGCTGTGACCGGACGCACCCTCGTCCTCGAACACCCGTCCCCCGAAATCGAGGCTCGGACCCGGCTCGCGCTTCCTGCGCGGGTCGACGACGTCTCGGGTGGCTGGGAGAGCGGTGAGGACGCGGTGGTGGTCGTGACCGGCGACGAAGATGAGCTCTCTGTCCGCCTCACGGACCGACGGACAGTGGAGGGAGACGGATGA
- a CDS encoding Conserved hypothetical protein CHP02587, putative integral membrane (PFAM: Conserved hypothetical protein CHP02587, putative integral membrane~KEGG: hla:Hlac_1133 hypothetical protein), translating into MELADELREQGRGMAGALLVLGISFAYTVETWRLAVDVRVVHLLGYVIAGLALVVVITRSVGFRSEEEDEESGTGPDHRQSTESPLVVEFGEVVFQSFFIGYATLALLGVVDLQTPFPVVVRMGVIQIVPLAIGAALANELLSGDQEEIPEAGFPQNLGVFALGAIFFAAPIAPTGEVGLIGAQLSWVQLGVLLVVTLAVTYLMLYELEFRGQSRRLEGRSHWRQAGQTCIVYAVGLLSALGLLIALGGIETEPFATWVRWTVVLAFPAGIGASGARVILG; encoded by the coding sequence ATGGAACTCGCCGACGAACTACGGGAGCAGGGCCGGGGAATGGCGGGCGCGCTCCTGGTTCTCGGGATCTCGTTCGCCTACACGGTCGAGACCTGGCGGCTGGCGGTAGACGTTCGAGTGGTCCATCTGCTCGGCTACGTCATCGCCGGACTCGCGTTAGTCGTAGTAATCACGCGCAGCGTCGGCTTCCGCTCCGAAGAGGAAGACGAGGAGTCAGGCACTGGCCCCGACCACCGGCAGTCCACAGAGTCACCCCTGGTTGTCGAGTTCGGCGAGGTCGTCTTTCAGAGCTTCTTCATCGGCTACGCGACACTTGCCCTGCTCGGGGTCGTCGATCTCCAGACGCCGTTCCCGGTAGTCGTCCGAATGGGAGTGATACAGATCGTCCCGCTCGCGATTGGGGCGGCGCTGGCGAACGAACTACTCAGTGGCGACCAAGAGGAAATTCCCGAGGCGGGGTTCCCACAGAACCTCGGCGTGTTCGCGTTAGGTGCAATCTTCTTCGCTGCTCCCATCGCTCCGACTGGCGAGGTCGGACTGATCGGCGCACAGCTCAGCTGGGTTCAGTTGGGGGTGCTTCTCGTCGTGACACTCGCCGTGACGTATCTGATGCTCTACGAACTCGAGTTTCGCGGGCAGTCCCGTCGGCTCGAGGGCCGTTCCCACTGGCGACAGGCCGGCCAAACGTGTATCGTCTACGCAGTTGGGCTCCTCAGCGCACTCGGACTCCTCATCGCGCTCGGAGGAATCGAAACCGAACCGTTCGCGACCTGGGTGCGCTGGACGGTCGTTCTCGCTTTCCCGGCCGGTATCGGCGCGAGCGGCGCACGGGTGATACTCGGATGA
- a CDS encoding hypothetical protein (KEGG: hla:Hlac_1132 hypothetical protein), whose product MTPDDPVSGAGDETDDDSAGVFAGGDLLESIVMVMSVLLIVGVLGYLVSQAIVTPAAPEPTTAIEAVEPFPKDGAGTDTVRVTVSLANEGETGLQSVEVLVRCGGIERSLVFSHVPANGHRTGTVICPQGTTPRASVVTWIES is encoded by the coding sequence ATGACTCCCGACGATCCGGTCTCGGGAGCGGGGGACGAGACGGACGACGATAGCGCGGGAGTGTTCGCGGGCGGCGACCTCCTCGAGAGTATCGTCATGGTCATGAGCGTCCTCCTGATCGTCGGCGTGCTCGGCTATCTGGTGTCGCAGGCCATCGTCACACCCGCGGCCCCCGAGCCGACCACCGCCATCGAGGCCGTGGAGCCGTTTCCCAAAGATGGAGCGGGGACCGATACCGTCCGCGTGACAGTCAGCCTCGCCAACGAGGGTGAGACTGGCCTCCAGTCCGTCGAGGTTCTGGTCCGCTGCGGGGGAATCGAGCGCTCCCTGGTGTTCTCACACGTCCCTGCGAACGGCCACCGGACAGGTACCGTCATCTGTCCACAGGGCACGACCCCGAGAGCGAGTGTCGTGACGTGGATCGAGTCCTGA
- a CDS encoding transposase IS66 (PFAM: Transposase, IS66~KEGG: hsl:OE1094R transposase (ISH10)) translates to MVADEKVEQLLERITALENRVDELEQEKTNLKQENQQLREENKRLRAKLRWYEGPHTPPSKDQSDQEESSSSSDADEDDEQPRTDGGTPGRKPGHDPEWRAAPDPDREIDVTCDCCPECGEGFDESAGVSPRLVEELPDPQPPEVTQYNRHHYECYSCGAETVASHPDCPDEGQFGVNVIAQAALSRYDHRLPYRKIADRFEQLHGLELSGASAWHATERAARAGRCEYEQIRRRIQHADVVHIDETGIKRDGEQAWMWTFTTDEHTLYAVRESRGSDVPAEVLGEDFAGTVVCDGWTAYPAFTSNLQRCWAHILREAEDVADKYEDGEPIHRHLTQMYVGLQSWLETDPSLRERAQMHRSSQNGLKSLVRCSATDDPVATLLGKIKGGIDHWLTFIGEPAVSPTNNAAENALREPVVLRKIIGTLRNDRGMFVHETLLSLLATSRQQGRNPYEKLKRIVRDNEMISRTHAVPSVESSG, encoded by the coding sequence ATGGTCGCTGACGAAAAAGTGGAGCAACTGCTTGAGCGGATCACTGCTCTCGAAAATCGCGTTGATGAACTTGAGCAGGAGAAAACAAACCTCAAGCAAGAGAATCAGCAACTCCGCGAAGAGAACAAACGTCTCAGAGCTAAGCTCCGGTGGTACGAGGGACCGCATACACCACCGAGCAAGGACCAGTCAGACCAAGAGGAGTCGTCGTCCTCGTCCGATGCGGACGAGGACGACGAACAGCCACGTACTGACGGTGGGACACCGGGTCGAAAGCCCGGACACGACCCTGAGTGGCGAGCCGCACCTGACCCAGATCGAGAAATCGACGTTACCTGTGACTGCTGTCCGGAGTGTGGCGAAGGGTTCGACGAGTCGGCGGGCGTCAGCCCCCGACTCGTCGAGGAACTCCCGGATCCACAGCCACCCGAAGTTACACAGTACAACCGCCATCACTACGAGTGCTACTCTTGTGGAGCCGAGACTGTCGCTTCACACCCCGACTGCCCCGACGAGGGGCAGTTCGGGGTGAACGTCATCGCCCAAGCCGCTCTTTCCAGATACGATCACCGCCTCCCCTACCGGAAGATCGCCGACCGCTTCGAGCAATTGCATGGCCTCGAACTCTCAGGTGCATCTGCGTGGCACGCGACCGAGCGCGCTGCGCGCGCCGGTCGCTGTGAATACGAACAGATCCGCCGACGGATTCAGCACGCTGACGTTGTTCACATCGACGAGACGGGAATCAAACGCGACGGCGAACAGGCGTGGATGTGGACGTTCACCACGGACGAGCACACGCTGTACGCGGTCAGAGAGAGTCGCGGAAGCGATGTTCCGGCAGAAGTCCTCGGCGAGGACTTCGCGGGAACGGTCGTCTGCGATGGCTGGACGGCATATCCGGCATTCACCAGCAACCTCCAGCGGTGCTGGGCACATATTCTCCGCGAAGCGGAAGATGTCGCTGACAAGTACGAGGACGGAGAGCCAATTCACCGGCATCTCACGCAAATGTACGTCGGTCTCCAGTCGTGGCTGGAGACCGACCCGAGCCTTCGTGAGCGAGCACAGATGCACCGATCAAGCCAGAACGGACTCAAATCGCTCGTTAGGTGCTCAGCTACCGACGACCCAGTGGCAACACTGCTCGGGAAGATCAAAGGAGGGATCGACCACTGGCTCACCTTCATCGGTGAGCCAGCAGTCTCGCCAACGAACAACGCTGCGGAGAATGCGCTTCGTGAGCCGGTTGTTCTCCGGAAAATCATCGGGACGCTCCGCAACGACCGCGGGATGTTCGTTCACGAGACGTTGCTGTCCCTGCTGGCGACATCGCGCCAGCAGGGACGCAATCCCTACGAGAAGCTCAAGCGCATTGTCCGAGACAACGAGATGATTTCACGGACTCACGCTGTGCCATCCGTCGAGTCCTCGGGGTAA
- a CDS encoding type II secretion system protein E (PFAM: Type II secretion system protein E~KEGG: hbo:Hbor_25830 ATPase, type IV secretory pathway virb11 component like protein): MPDSPTRYDRVPAPLPPQDGEAWYAPTTLAQYESTPGVVATVSHDAESPAEADSFSYDAREPPLSPSEAAALEAVREHFTGTQRRRPLTRQGTLERAESGFSPKYERTLDRLLPTDAGARRRLDYHALQDLRLLGEATPLALDDEVEIADSEATDGKLVVHTTDFAPVVTDLSVDAAFVDRVAAERLRRYEVEFAGHEVPVVVYEGGLLGEDRFATRYAVLEPDLLPGDADLIAEAKERIWETSTETVIGAGTDRQAFVAERAERLLSRRLRSRNTRAWLAATKYRVRSALADLGLGLPPVTDRYASDRLADLVYHVLRDYVGEGPLTIPIRDPHLEDIEANRVGERVKVVPRTDVAGAARVPTNLQFDSETSFINVVTQLAAADGVELNASQPSAKVNLDPPGVSETVRCAVALPVISEGGPHVSIRKQAADAMTPVDLMRRDALSADLVALLWLLYEHQGVVLFSGPTGVGKTTLMNAHMPFIPYDDRPVSIDEGSREVMLPHETGVSLTTRDHESEFKRVTMADLMTESNYLNPDVEVIAEINTPESFETFAEIVNTGHGVVGTTHAEDVRTLVNRVIEQGLPAYLLEEIDLVVFPHRSEGQRYVARAVEFLTPEEADELPPGQGRGVVEKAGTSIYWNEVFSRDVDGSFSLSGPAEPTDPDNRGFRLFHRIAQTTDRSPEAVEREFRRKRTYVEFLDREGVTDFEALFDLLADLRTDEAATVERLQRTVVADGVGDGVAGGESDR; encoded by the coding sequence ATGCCCGACTCACCGACACGATACGACCGCGTGCCGGCGCCGCTACCGCCGCAGGACGGCGAGGCCTGGTACGCGCCGACGACGCTCGCCCAGTACGAGAGCACGCCCGGCGTCGTCGCGACGGTGAGTCACGACGCCGAGAGCCCTGCCGAGGCGGACAGCTTCAGCTACGACGCCCGCGAGCCGCCGCTCTCGCCCAGCGAAGCAGCCGCGCTCGAGGCGGTTCGCGAGCATTTCACCGGTACCCAGCGCCGCCGGCCCCTCACCCGGCAGGGGACGCTCGAGCGCGCCGAATCGGGGTTCTCCCCCAAGTACGAGCGCACGCTCGACCGCCTGCTTCCGACCGATGCGGGCGCGCGTCGGCGGCTCGACTATCACGCGCTGCAGGACCTCCGCCTGCTCGGGGAGGCGACGCCGCTGGCGCTCGACGACGAAGTGGAGATTGCCGATAGTGAGGCGACAGACGGCAAGCTCGTCGTCCACACCACAGATTTCGCGCCAGTTGTCACCGACCTCTCCGTCGACGCGGCGTTCGTCGACCGGGTGGCCGCCGAGCGACTGCGGCGCTACGAGGTCGAATTCGCCGGCCACGAGGTTCCGGTCGTCGTTTACGAGGGTGGCCTGCTGGGTGAGGACCGCTTCGCCACCCGCTACGCCGTCCTCGAGCCGGACCTGCTCCCCGGCGACGCCGATCTCATCGCCGAAGCAAAAGAACGCATCTGGGAGACGAGCACCGAGACGGTCATCGGCGCCGGCACCGACCGCCAGGCGTTCGTTGCCGAGCGGGCCGAACGGCTCCTCTCCCGCCGGCTGCGGAGTCGGAACACTCGGGCGTGGCTCGCGGCCACGAAATACCGAGTCCGCTCGGCGCTCGCGGACCTTGGCCTCGGCCTGCCGCCTGTCACCGATCGCTACGCGAGCGACCGGCTGGCGGACCTCGTCTATCACGTCCTTCGAGATTACGTGGGTGAGGGGCCGCTCACGATCCCTATCCGGGACCCTCATCTGGAGGATATCGAGGCGAACCGGGTGGGCGAGCGTGTGAAGGTCGTCCCCCGCACGGATGTCGCTGGGGCGGCTCGCGTTCCAACGAACCTCCAGTTCGATTCCGAAACCTCGTTCATCAACGTGGTCACCCAGCTGGCGGCGGCTGACGGTGTCGAACTCAACGCCTCCCAACCCAGCGCGAAGGTGAACCTTGACCCACCGGGGGTCTCCGAGACGGTTCGCTGTGCGGTCGCGCTGCCGGTCATCAGCGAGGGTGGCCCGCACGTCTCCATTCGGAAACAGGCCGCCGACGCAATGACGCCGGTGGACCTCATGCGTCGGGATGCGCTCTCTGCAGATCTGGTGGCGCTCCTCTGGCTCCTCTACGAACACCAGGGTGTGGTGCTGTTCTCCGGCCCAACAGGGGTGGGGAAGACGACACTGATGAATGCGCACATGCCGTTCATCCCCTACGACGACCGACCGGTTTCCATCGATGAGGGTTCCAGGGAGGTGATGCTGCCACACGAGACGGGGGTCTCCCTGACGACTCGCGACCACGAGTCCGAGTTCAAGCGAGTAACGATGGCCGACCTGATGACAGAATCGAACTACTTGAACCCTGACGTTGAGGTTATCGCGGAGATCAACACGCCCGAGAGCTTCGAGACGTTTGCAGAGATCGTCAACACTGGACACGGGGTCGTCGGGACCACCCACGCCGAGGACGTGCGCACGCTTGTCAATCGAGTTATCGAGCAGGGGCTTCCGGCCTACCTGCTTGAAGAGATCGACCTCGTGGTCTTCCCGCATCGCTCGGAGGGCCAGCGATACGTCGCCCGTGCAGTGGAGTTCCTCACACCCGAGGAGGCTGACGAACTCCCACCCGGCCAAGGCCGCGGCGTCGTGGAGAAAGCCGGGACCAGTATCTATTGGAACGAGGTGTTCAGTCGGGATGTGGACGGCTCCTTCTCACTCTCCGGGCCGGCGGAGCCAACAGACCCGGACAACCGTGGGTTCCGGCTGTTCCACCGCATCGCCCAGACTACCGACCGCAGCCCAGAGGCCGTCGAGCGCGAGTTCCGCCGCAAGCGAACCTACGTCGAATTCCTCGACCGCGAAGGGGTCACTGACTTCGAGGCGCTGTTCGATTTGCTCGCGGATCTTCGAACAGACGAGGCAGCGACGGTGGAGCGCTTACAGCGGACAGTGGTCGCCGACGGTGTGGGCGACGGCGTCGCCGGAGGCGAGAGCGACCGATGA
- a CDS encoding hypothetical protein (KEGG: hmu:Hmuk_0133 hypothetical protein) produces the protein MSERADTDRGQMVLVAAAVLALAILPLGFAYLQLGSHADVRAQTAEASPGSETVRLLERAVHTASGEAAGQPWAARSGAASQANRSLESDIDAIEAAQVDRGVAAAIDQNASTAAAWRSENCPSGSGREFGACETRGGLVLQERAGETHLVAVAFDVTVVSERGETELTVVVRTVGRS, from the coding sequence ATGAGTGAGCGAGCAGACACAGACCGCGGTCAGATGGTGCTCGTCGCCGCCGCAGTGCTCGCACTCGCCATTCTCCCGCTCGGGTTCGCCTATCTCCAACTCGGTTCGCACGCCGACGTGCGGGCCCAGACTGCCGAGGCGTCACCGGGGAGCGAGACCGTCCGGCTCCTCGAACGCGCAGTCCACACAGCGAGCGGCGAGGCGGCGGGGCAGCCCTGGGCCGCGCGGAGCGGCGCCGCTTCACAGGCGAACCGCTCGCTTGAGTCCGATATCGACGCCATCGAGGCTGCACAGGTGGACCGCGGCGTCGCCGCCGCCATCGACCAGAACGCGAGCACCGCTGCGGCGTGGAGGTCCGAGAACTGCCCGAGCGGTTCGGGGCGAGAGTTCGGCGCGTGTGAGACCCGTGGTGGGTTGGTGCTGCAGGAGCGCGCCGGCGAGACGCATCTGGTGGCGGTGGCGTTCGACGTGACGGTGGTCTCGGAGCGTGGGGAGACGGAACTGACGGTGGTGGTGCGGACGGTGGGCAGGTCGTAG
- a CDS encoding hypothetical protein (KEGG: nph:NP0150A hypothetical protein), with protein sequence MTERSSCRCESAARGQLSISVVEAAIGVLFLFAATATFALGVPDAGAEEAQLDQYAQDAATVLSQEPPRHAGATRLSEVSRSESAFERERDALERRVERILPDNLMFRVVTPHGAVGFRRPTDTPSGRATVPTLSGRVAIWVWYA encoded by the coding sequence ATGACTGAGCGCAGTTCGTGCAGGTGTGAGTCAGCAGCGCGCGGCCAACTTTCGATTTCGGTTGTGGAGGCGGCAATCGGCGTCCTGTTCCTCTTCGCGGCAACGGCAACCTTTGCACTCGGCGTTCCCGATGCTGGCGCCGAGGAGGCCCAACTCGACCAGTACGCACAGGATGCGGCGACCGTGCTCTCTCAGGAGCCCCCGCGCCACGCTGGCGCAACCAGGCTCTCGGAAGTGAGCCGCTCGGAATCGGCGTTCGAGCGGGAGCGCGACGCACTCGAGCGACGAGTCGAGCGTATTCTCCCGGACAACCTCATGTTCCGGGTCGTGACGCCCCACGGTGCCGTCGGGTTCCGGCGGCCGACTGACACGCCATCGGGGCGTGCGACGGTGCCAACGCTCTCGGGCCGGGTGGCAATCTGGGTGTGGTACGCATGA